The Fervidibacillus albus genome contains a region encoding:
- a CDS encoding ComF family protein: MRKEIGWMRFFRKDEESYLCEKCEKKLTKITGKTCAICHRPLETVSSQYKKEDLCLDCYRWEQDEKWRSVLKKNLSLYVYNAFLAEIIARFKYRGDYVLAKIFAADVLGALQNMKYDFVTPIPLSNERLFERGFNQAEAIVREAGIRPVHVLSRIHSEKQAKKTREERMHLPDIFSVTDVTQVQGKTVLLIDDIYTTGSTLRHAAYKLKKAGAKTVRSFTIARGG, encoded by the coding sequence ATGAGAAAAGAAATCGGATGGATGCGTTTTTTTCGAAAAGACGAGGAATCGTATTTATGTGAAAAATGCGAAAAAAAACTTACGAAAATTACAGGCAAAACGTGTGCGATTTGTCATCGACCGTTGGAAACCGTATCTTCTCAATATAAAAAAGAGGATCTTTGTCTCGACTGTTATCGCTGGGAACAGGATGAAAAATGGCGTAGCGTTTTGAAAAAAAATCTTTCATTATATGTATATAACGCATTTTTAGCCGAAATCATCGCCCGATTCAAATACCGGGGCGATTACGTTCTTGCCAAAATTTTCGCCGCGGATGTATTGGGCGCGCTCCAAAATATGAAATACGATTTCGTCACACCGATTCCGTTGAGTAATGAGCGGCTGTTCGAACGAGGATTTAACCAAGCGGAAGCCATCGTGCGGGAAGCGGGCATTCGTCCGGTACACGTGCTTTCACGAATCCACTCGGAAAAACAGGCGAAAAAAACGAGAGAAGAACGGATGCACTTACCAGATATATTTTCCGTCACCGATGTTACGCAAGTCCAAGGGAAAACCGTCCTTCTCATCGACGATATTTACACGACCGGCTCTACCCTCCGCCATGCCGCCTACAAGCTAAAAAAAGCAGGAGCGAAAACCGTTCGTTCTTTCACGATCGCTCGGGGGGGATAA